The following are encoded together in the Euwallacea fornicatus isolate EFF26 chromosome 29, ASM4011564v1, whole genome shotgun sequence genome:
- the LOC136347497 gene encoding dnaJ homolog subfamily C member 30, mitochondrial-like produces MNSKLSIFVLSQIRKISTTSRKNQQKSYYDSLGITKSATQTEIKGAYYKLSKVYHPDRNHGETVQQREEHSQKFRDITDAYEILGNVKSRKLYDKGFLSGSSKATQEQPSPEDPLQKFYQSREVRTRPPPSDGRQHIYDFDEWARVHYGETVRKMREMKARKIFHANQHKLRKSVMHQEMFAYGGLVLLFLCCYIKHVLSDGDIPKVHHRQENIDKAIKN; encoded by the exons CATATTTGTTCTATCACAAATCAGAAAGATTTCCACTACCAGTAGGAAAAATCAACAGAAAAGTTATTATGACTCGTTGGGAATAACAAAATCAGCTActcaaactgaaataaaaggTGCTTACTATAAATTATCCAAAGTGTACCACCCGGATAGGAATCATGGGGAAACTGTCCAGCAGAGAGAGGAGCATTCACAGAAGTTTAGGGACATCACAGATGCATATGAGATATTAGGAAATGTAAAATCTAGGAAGCTATATGATAAAG gATTTCTTAGTGGATCATCTAAGGCTACCCAAGAACAACCTTCACCCGAAGACCCTCTGCAAAAATTCTACCAATCGCGCGAAGTTCGCACCAGGCCTCCGCCTTCGGACGGCCGTCAGCATATTTACGATTTTGACGAATGGGCTCGCGTGCATTACGGAGAAACAGTAAGAAAGATGCGCGAGATGAAggcacgaaaaatatttcatgctAATCAACATAAACTTAGGAAATCGGTCATGCACCAGGAAATGTTTGCTTACGGAGGATTagtgttattgtttttgtgtTGTTATATTAAACATGTTCTTAGTGACGGAGATATACCAAAAGTTCATCATAGACAAGAAAACATTGATAAGgcgataaaaaattag